TACGTGGATACCGGGCCGGTGGTCGAACGCGTTGCCGCGAAGTACGCCGGAATCGGCTGGTTGGCAAAGAATACTTGTTTGATCAACGAGAAGCTCGGTTCCTGGCTCTTTCTTGGAGTGATCCTGACGAGCTTGGAGTTGTCGCCGACTGCCTCGCCGGCTCCGTCCGGGGCGGATGCGGCGGGAGCAAGCCCGCCGCCCGACCTCTGCGGCAACTGCCGTCTCTGCATTGATGCCTGTCCCACCGGTGCGATTGTTGAGCCGTATGTGCTCGACGCTCGGCGGTGCATTTCCTATTTGACAATCGAGCTGCGCGGATCAATCCCGGAAGAATTTCGCGCCCCGATGGGCCGGCAGGTCTTCGGCTGCGACATCTGCCAGGATGTATGCCCGTGGAATCGGAAGTCGCCGGTGAGCAGTGCGCCAGAATTTCTTCCGCGAACGCCTGTGGCCGAGAGCGAAACTCGAAATTCGATCCCGAAGCGTCGGGACGAAAATCGGAGGGTGGCCCATCCTTGCGAACTTGTCCCGAGCGGAGCCGAGGGAGCGAGGGTGGGGATGGAGAAACAAGCTGTGAACTCTTCCTCGTCCGCGGATAGCGCTTCCCTCTTTTCGCCATCGCTCAAGTGGCTCGCTTCGCTCAGCGAAGAGGAATTCCGCCAGATATTCCGCGCCAGCGCCTTGAAGCGAGCCCGGAAACAAGGAATCTTGCGAAACATCCTGGTGGCGATGGGAAATTCCGGAAATGCTCGGTTTGTGCCCATTCTGCGGAAATTTGCGGAGCACGAGGACGTAGTCCTATCCGAAGCTGCCCGCTGGGCCCTGAAACGGTTCGTTGGAGCCTGAACGTACCTACAGGTGCCCCTGTAGCGGCGGCGGGGC
The nucleotide sequence above comes from Candidatus Acidiferrales bacterium. Encoded proteins:
- the queG gene encoding tRNA epoxyqueuosine(34) reductase QueG, with the translated sequence MDAREILDPVMLAAGFDAWGVAPVEGLLELENLPEWLARGYAGEMRYLTDPRRNDPRQVMPSARSIIVCALNYNTDRPYSTEVPLDPERGWISRYAWGEDYHGILMEKLEAVMAALRASLAEPFEARAYVDTGPVVERVAAKYAGIGWLAKNTCLINEKLGSWLFLGVILTSLELSPTASPAPSGADAAGASPPPDLCGNCRLCIDACPTGAIVEPYVLDARRCISYLTIELRGSIPEEFRAPMGRQVFGCDICQDVCPWNRKSPVSSAPEFLPRTPVAESETRNSIPKRRDENRRVAHPCELVPSGAEGARVGMEKQAVNSSSSADSASLFSPSLKWLASLSEEEFRQIFRASALKRARKQGILRNILVAMGNSGNARFVPILRKFAEHEDVVLSEAARWALKRFVGA